The Sulfitobacter donghicola DSW-25 = KCTC 12864 = JCM 14565 genome has a segment encoding these proteins:
- a CDS encoding ABC transporter substrate-binding protein produces MHSILKTSLAALIATGVAGTVAFADTKQMTGDLKITSDMSNPAPRAVMEGLVAGFQELHPKMNIELTIVDREAWKTQIRNALGANPPDVVNWYAANRMGPYVSAGLFEDISDMYTNGDLPGLDSVKGAMTIDGKQYGVPYTYYQWGIYYREDIFKELGLSEPVTFDEELANCEKIVASGRACYAIGTKFLWTAGGWFDYMNMRTNGFDFHMQLARGEVEWTDPRVRETFANWRKIIDMGGYIADHQSYSWQEALTSMTDGEATAYLIGNFAVAPMRDAGLDDSQIDFYQFPKIADVPQGEDAPTDTFHIPSGATNKENARAFLQYVTSADVQTDINSGDKLGQLPVNAASGVDADEFLEQGFDMLSNNAKGGVAQFFDRDFTAEMASVGMEGLQEFMVFPDNLDDILERLEDARQRIYK; encoded by the coding sequence ATGCATTCCATTCTCAAAACGTCGCTGGCGGCGTTGATCGCTACTGGCGTGGCCGGTACTGTTGCATTTGCCGATACCAAACAGATGACGGGTGATTTGAAGATCACGTCGGATATGTCAAACCCAGCGCCGCGCGCGGTGATGGAGGGGCTGGTCGCGGGGTTTCAGGAGCTGCACCCAAAAATGAACATCGAGCTGACGATCGTTGATCGTGAAGCTTGGAAAACGCAAATCCGCAACGCGCTGGGCGCAAACCCACCCGACGTTGTGAACTGGTATGCGGCTAACCGCATGGGCCCATATGTTTCCGCGGGCCTGTTCGAAGATATCTCTGATATGTACACCAACGGCGATCTGCCGGGGCTGGATTCCGTCAAGGGTGCCATGACAATTGATGGCAAACAGTATGGCGTTCCATATACCTACTACCAGTGGGGCATCTATTACCGCGAAGACATCTTCAAAGAGCTGGGCCTTTCCGAGCCTGTGACCTTTGATGAAGAGCTGGCAAATTGCGAAAAGATCGTCGCCTCTGGCCGCGCCTGCTATGCCATCGGGACCAAGTTCCTTTGGACCGCTGGTGGGTGGTTCGATTACATGAACATGCGCACAAACGGTTTTGATTTCCACATGCAGCTTGCACGTGGCGAGGTGGAATGGACCGACCCACGCGTTCGCGAGACCTTTGCAAACTGGCGCAAGATCATCGACATGGGCGGCTATATCGCTGACCACCAGTCGTACTCGTGGCAGGAAGCCCTGACATCTATGACCGATGGTGAAGCGACCGCTTATCTGATCGGTAACTTTGCGGTTGCGCCAATGCGTGACGCGGGGCTCGACGATTCACAGATCGATTTTTACCAGTTCCCGAAAATCGCAGATGTGCCGCAGGGCGAAGATGCGCCAACGGATACGTTCCACATTCCATCGGGTGCGACAAACAAAGAAAACGCCCGTGCGTTCTTGCAATATGTGACCTCTGCCGATGTTCAAACCGATATCAACTCGGGCGACAAGCTGGGTCAGCTGCCTGTGAACGCGGCATCTGGCGTCGATGCGGATGAGTTCCTAGAGCAGGGTTTTGATATGCTGTCCAACAACGCCAAAGGCGGCGTGGCCCAGTTCTTTGACCGTGACTTTACGGCTGAAATGGCAAGCGTTGGCATGGAGGGTCTGCAAGAGTTCATGGTGTTCCCAGACAATCTGGAT